Below is a genomic region from Myxococcales bacterium.
CTATCCGTCGACGGCACGGTGACCGACTGCGCCTCGATCGACTTTATCTGGACCGACTCCGAATTGGCCGCTTACCGGCTGATCGGCTTCAGCGACGACGGTTACGGGGGCGATGGGATGTTCGACAACGTCACCATGATCCACTGATCCGTCACGACTCCAGGCAGCGCCGGGCCGCGGGTGAAATCCCGCGGCCTTTTCAAATAACGGCGGCCGGGGAAAACATTGCCTTACCTGTTGCCGATTTTTATGGTATGATTTGTTTCATATTCATTATCGAAGATACGCGAGTTGGGTGTACCACCGGTTTAAAAGTCTTAATGAGCAATAACGCGGGAGGAGAGAATGAACCGGATCACTTGGCGGTTGGTGGCGATTTTATTGGCTTTGGTAGGACTCTTCGTCATGGGCTGCGGCAACGGCGATGACGATGACAACGACGACAACGACAACGATAACGACAACGATCAAGCCGACGATGATGCCGCCGACGACGATGCCGCCGACGACGACAGCGCCGAATGTCCCGACGCCGACGGCGACGGCTTCACCGACGCGACCTGCGGCGGCGAGGATTGCAACGACGCCGACGACACGATTTATCCCGGCGCCGAGGATGTCTGCGGCGACAGCATCGACCAGGATTGCGACGACGTCGCCGACGACGGCTGCCTGAGCTGGGAAGTCGAAGCCGTCACCGATCCGGGGTTCACCTGCACCGACAGCGCCAACGCCTGGATCAAATGCTACTCGATCGCCTTCACGCCCGACGGCGACCCGGTGGTCGCGGTCTATGACGAAACCAACTTCGACCTGCAGGTCGGCATCCGGTCGGCCAAGGGCGAATGGTTCCTGGAAACCGTCGATTCCGACGGCGAGGTCGGCCGCGATCCGTCGATCGACGTCGATTCCACCGGCCGGATCGGCGTGGCTTATTACACCAACGACACCACCGAAATCCGCGTCGCGATGAAAAGCCCGGGCGGCAACTGGAAGATTTCCTCGCTGGGCTCCGTCGGCGGCTTCATGGACATCGGCGGCAAGCCGTACCTGCGCTTCAACAGCAACGACATGGCGCAGGTGGCCGGCTACAAGTTCCTGACCGGCGAAGTCGATTACTGGCAGGAAACGGCAGCCGGCGGCTGGGAAAAGAAACGGCCCTTCCAGCAATCGGCCTACGGTTACGGCCCGGTCTTCGACCTCGACAGCCAGGACCACCCAGGGCTCGTCTGGCAGAATGAAGAAGATGACTACGCGACCCGGGCGTTCTACTTCGGCTATTGGAACCTGGAAACCGAGGGCGGCCAGGTCTCGACGATTTACTCGGGACCCGATCCTTCCGGCACCCCTTATCATTCGTTCGCCTTCGACGGCGCCGACACGCCCCACGCTTTTTACGCGCTGGGTCTGCCGATGCAGATCAGCATGGCCACTTACGTGGACAGCACCTGGCAGAAATCGAAGGTGCCCGACGACAGCTCGCAGCTCACCGGCCCGGTGGAAGCGCGGCGCGATCCGGACGGCAACCTCTGGATTTCCTACGGTTCGGATTACCCGTTGACGCCCCGCTTGGGACACCTCGTGGGCGACACCTGGTCGTTCATCGACGTGCTGGACAACACGGCCAGCCAATACGGCAAGAAGCCGTCGTTCAACCTGGACGCGGATGGCTTGCCCGGCGTGGTTTATTACTACCAGCCCGACATCATGAACGGTCAATTGATGTACGCGCGGATGACGGGAATTCCCGAGGTCGACTGACCGCGGGTCAAAGCAAGCGGATCAACTCGGCCAGGTCGTCCACCAACCGGTCGGCCTGGCCGAGGTCTTCATCGGACAAATAGCTGCGCACTCCCACCACGTAGCAACCGGCCGTTTTCGCGCTTTCAATGCCATAGGGAGCGTTTTCCACGGCGAGGCATTGCCAGCCCTGCAGGCCGAGCAGGCGGGCGGCGGTCATGTACGGTTCGGGATTGGGCTTGCCGTGCAGCACGTCGTCGCCGCAAATCGTGGCCGCCAGATAAGGCCGCAGCTCGGCCGGAAAAATCCGCTCCCATTCGGCGCGGCTCGTGCCGGTGACCAGGGCGATCTTCAGTTGGCGATCCTGGCAGGCGCGCAGCAGATCCGCGGCGTGCGGAAACGCTTTCATCCCGCGGGATAGTTGCGCGAGGTAACGCTGTTTGGTATCCAGCAGGGTCTGGACGCGGGCCTTGGTGAGCATCATCCCGGCGGCCTTGATGAAATCGCGCGCGGAAATCTCGCCTTTTTCGCCCTCGCGCCGATAGATCTCGCGCTCGTCGATTTCCAGCCCCAGCGCGGCGCCGGCCCG
It encodes:
- a CDS encoding HAD family phosphatase, which produces MGLAGDFQGILVDMDGVLLDTMSAHVDAWVRAGAALGLEIDEREIYRREGEKGEISARDFIKAAGMMLTKARVQTLLDTKQRYLAQLSRGMKAFPHAADLLRACQDRQLKIALVTGTSRAEWERIFPAELRPYLAATICGDDVLHGKPNPEPYMTAARLLGLQGWQCLAVENAPYGIESAKTAGCYVVGVRSYLSDEDLGQADRLVDDLAELIRLL